The Streptomyces cathayae DNA segment GGCTACGTACGCCAGGACGGCGCGCTCGGCAACTACATGCTGAGCCTCAAGCTGGTCTCCCTGGGCCTGAAACATCTCGCGGGCAACGACCTGGTCGGCCTGTCCCGGCCCGTACTCGAGCAACTCGCCAGTGACACCGCCGAACTCGTCCGCCTGGCCGTCATCGACCATGAGGACATGGTCTGGGTCGCCGCCTACCAGGGCGCACGCTCCGGGCTGCGCTACGACCCCGACTCGGGCAGCACCGTCACGCTCAGCTGCTCGGCCACCGGTTTCGCCTGGATGGCGCACGTACCCGAGGAGATCGCGCTGCAGAAGATCCTGCGCCAGGGCATCACCAGCCGGGAGGACGGCGGGCCCCGCGCACCCCAGACGATCGACGAGATCCGCGCCGAGCTCACGAAGACCCGCGACAACGGCTTCGCCATCGCCATCGACACCTACTCCCTGGGTATCGGAACCGTGGCCGCACCCGTCTTCGTCGCCGGTGAGGTCGCCGGGGTGATCAACATCACCGCCCCGACGCCACGGCTGACCGAGGAACGACTGGCGCAGCTCGCGCCGCGCCTGCTCCGGACCACGGCCGAGGTCACGAAGATCCTGGAAGCCGCCGAAGGGCGTCTGCAGACCGTCGCCCGCGCATGAGGGCGGACGGATACGGGACCGCGTACGTGCCGGGCAGCAGCAAAGTGTGCGGCCCGGCACGACAGGAACCGGCGGAAGACGGCGTGCAGTCGTCACGTGGTCGGCAACGGCACCGCCGTCCCTCAGCCGGTGGACCGGGGCCGGGTCTCGCCGAAGAAGTCGAGCATCGGCTCCAGTTGGGCCGCGAGCATGTGACGGCCTTCGTGCGTCGCATGGCCCAACCGGTCCGCGTGCTCCAACCACGCGGTGCGCGTCGGGTCCATCACGATGTCCGCGACCACCGCGCCCGGTGCCAGCGAGGTACGGCTCAGATCCAACGGCAGCGGGTCGTCCGGTGACAGCCCCAAGGGGGTGGCGTTGACCACCAGATCACACGCGTGGCCGTCGACACGGTCGAGGACCTGGACCTCGGTGCCCGCAGCACCCAGCAACGAGGCCACCGCCGCACGGCGGTCCGCGTCGATCTCCCCGATCCGCACCTCGGCACCCTGCGCGTGCAGGGCGAAGGCGATGGCGACGCCGGCACCTCCGCCGCCGATGATGTCGACCCGCGGATGATCGGGCAGCCGGTGCCGGGCACGCAGCCCCGCGACGAACCCCAGGCCGTCGACGTTGTCCCCGTGCCAGCCGCCTCGCTCGGTACGGCGCACGACGTTGACGCTGCCGCACGCCTCGGCCGCCGGCCCGAGACTGTCGCACATCCCGGCGACGTTCACCTTGTGCGGCACCGTGACGACGACCCCGGTCACCTGCTCTGCCCCGGACAGGCCGGCCATGACGTCGGACAGGCTGTCCGCACGACAACGTGTCATGACCATCAACGAGTTCAGGCCGACCTCACGCGCCCGGTCGTTGAACAGGTCGGGCAGTTTGACCTGCTTGATCGGATCGCCGAGCAACACGAAGAGCTTCATCGCGCGGCAGCCTCCAAGGCTATGTGTGAGGCCGCGACGCGGCCGAAGATCAGGCCCTTGCTCAGCGCCGTGCCGGTCACGTACGCCTTGCCGTGGAATCCGCCGACGACCTCGCCCGCGGCGTACAGTCCGGGCACGGCCGCCCCGGACTCGGTCAGCACCCGGCCGACGGCGTCGACGGCCACGCCGCAGTACGTCGACGTCATCAACGTCTTCGCGGGGTAGGCGTAGAACGGAGCCTTGGCGACGGGCACGAGACGCCCCACCCCGTTGCACAGTCCGGTGCGGCCGAAGGCGTCCGAGCGGTCACCTGCCACCACCGCGTTGTACTCGTGCACCGTGCGCTCCAACCGTGCCGCGTCGATGCCCGCCGCCTCGGCGAGCTCCCGCAACGAGTCGGCCCGGTGCACATGCCCCTTGTCCTCGAGGGCGTCGATGTCCGAGAGGGGAACCCCCGGCTGGGACTGCGCACGCACGTCCGCGTCGAACACCTGGAACGCGATCTGCCGGGGCTGCTCCAGGCACTCGGCGCCCAGCGTCTTGTACGAGGCCGACTCGTCCACGAAGCGCCGGCCCTCGACGTTCACGATGACGGCACCCATGTAGAACGCGGTCAGCAGTTCGTGTTCCTCGATGGTCGTCTCGGGGTGGGACCCGAACGTGCCCGAGACGTACTCCATGTCACGCAGGGCCGCTCCTCGAGCCGCGGCGAAGCGCAGGCCGTCGCCGGTGTTGCCCAGGCCCCCGTACGGCATCGCGTCGACCTGCCGCGGAGCGTACCGGCCGATGATCTCCGGGGAGCGGGTGAAACCGCCTGTCCCCAGCAGGACGCCGTGGGCGTGCACACTCTGCCGCGTGCCACCGTCCAGCTCGACCTCCACACCCGCGACGGCCCCTCCGTCGTCGATGAGGTCCACCACGCGGGCACCGGTGCGCAGGACCACGGTGGACGCGGCCTCGACACGGGCGAGCAGGGCGGCCAGCACGGTCTCGATCGGCGCGTGGTGCGAGCGGGGGACGCTCTGGCCGGAACTGAGCTTGACCACGTCGAACTCCAGCCCCAGCCCGCGCATCCAGTCGTAGGCGTCGTGCTGCTCGCGCACGTACGCCTCCAGCAGCGCCGGATCAGCGACCCCGCCGGAGGCGGTGAGCATGTCCGCCACGAAGGTGGCGTCGTGGTCGGCGATGCCGCGCCGCTGCTGCTCGTCGGTGCCCGAGAAGGCGAACCATCCGCCGCTCATCGCGCTCGTGCCACCGATCTCCGGCTGCTTCTCCAGCAGGACGGCACGTACCTGGTGCTCGGCGCACCACGCCGCGGCCGCGAGGCCGGTGATGCCGGCCCCGACGATGACGACGTCCACCTGGGACGGCACCGCACTTCGGTCGTGGCTCATGACGCCACCTCGACCCGAGCACCCTCGGCGGCCGGACGACGGACCGCACGCACCCGTGAAAACCCGGACAACCGTCTCACCGCCCGTGCACGTTCGTGACGTCGGCGAAGACGGGGGCGCGCTTCTCCAGGAACGAGGCCACGCCCTCCATGCCTTCCTGCCCGCTGAACGTCTCGTCGATGAGCACGGAGAGCGCCTCACGGACCACCGGCAGCGACTCGGTCAGCATCGTGTGGTTGGCGAACTTCTTGCTCAACGCGGTGGCCCGCGGGGCGTTGCGCGCGATCCTGGCGGCGACCTCCCCGCCCACGCGCTGCAGATCGTCCGGCGCGACGACGCGAGTGA contains these protein-coding regions:
- a CDS encoding IclR family transcriptional regulator; translated protein: MAPALARGLGILEVLAGVEKGLQLHQIADSLGIPRSAAHRLLAELSDAGYVRQDGALGNYMLSLKLVSLGLKHLAGNDLVGLSRPVLEQLASDTAELVRLAVIDHEDMVWVAAYQGARSGLRYDPDSGSTVTLSCSATGFAWMAHVPEEIALQKILRQGITSREDGGPRAPQTIDEIRAELTKTRDNGFAIAIDTYSLGIGTVAAPVFVAGEVAGVINITAPTPRLTEERLAQLAPRLLRTTAEVTKILEAAEGRLQTVARA
- a CDS encoding shikimate dehydrogenase family protein — translated: MKLFVLLGDPIKQVKLPDLFNDRAREVGLNSLMVMTRCRADSLSDVMAGLSGAEQVTGVVVTVPHKVNVAGMCDSLGPAAEACGSVNVVRRTERGGWHGDNVDGLGFVAGLRARHRLPDHPRVDIIGGGGAGVAIAFALHAQGAEVRIGEIDADRRAAVASLLGAAGTEVQVLDRVDGHACDLVVNATPLGLSPDDPLPLDLSRTSLAPGAVVADIVMDPTRTAWLEHADRLGHATHEGRHMLAAQLEPMLDFFGETRPRSTG
- a CDS encoding FAD-dependent oxidoreductase, whose protein sequence is MSHDRSAVPSQVDVVIVGAGITGLAAAAWCAEHQVRAVLLEKQPEIGGTSAMSGGWFAFSGTDEQQRRGIADHDATFVADMLTASGGVADPALLEAYVREQHDAYDWMRGLGLEFDVVKLSSGQSVPRSHHAPIETVLAALLARVEAASTVVLRTGARVVDLIDDGGAVAGVEVELDGGTRQSVHAHGVLLGTGGFTRSPEIIGRYAPRQVDAMPYGGLGNTGDGLRFAAARGAALRDMEYVSGTFGSHPETTIEEHELLTAFYMGAVIVNVEGRRFVDESASYKTLGAECLEQPRQIAFQVFDADVRAQSQPGVPLSDIDALEDKGHVHRADSLRELAEAAGIDAARLERTVHEYNAVVAGDRSDAFGRTGLCNGVGRLVPVAKAPFYAYPAKTLMTSTYCGVAVDAVGRVLTESGAAVPGLYAAGEVVGGFHGKAYVTGTALSKGLIFGRVAASHIALEAAAR